TTTCAAATTGCTGGAATTCACCATCCACATCAAGCCTAACCGACAAACGATCCACCATATCCATAAACTGGACTTCGCCGCGAATAACATTCTTACGGTTGTCGAGTTGATCCAGATAAATCTTTTTCACTTGATTCTCTGCATTCAATCGAACCGCAATCGTCTGACCGGGTTGAATCTCGACAAGTTCCGGATCTTCTCCGGCCATGCGGGCATATCCGCCGAATGGAAGAAGACGAAGCGTAAACTGCGTTTCATTGCGTTTATATGAGAACAGCTTTGGACCAAATCCAATCGCGAACTCGCGTACCAAGATTCCGGCACGCCGGGCAAAATAATAGTGACCCCATTCGTGCACGGTAACGATCACAAAAAACATGAGCACCGTTAAAAAAACGACCCGAACCATTTCCAATTCTTTACATCCCCCTTTTCCTCTGAGAACGCAGTATGTCCCTATAGATTATCATTATTCTCCTGTCGTCCACAAGAGAATCACAAGCTGTCCGCTTTTTTTCAAGGGAGATTTCAAAAACACTTCAAATCCTATAGTCGGGAAGCTAATTCACGTGCGATTCGATCATTCTCTTCAATCGTCTCCAGTGCCGGTTCCGGCACAGCATGATGGCTTTGCAGCACTTCCTCAATGATCTCTTCTATCCGCAGAAAAGAGATTTCGCCGCGGAGAAACCGGGCAACCGCAATTTCATTGGCAGCATTGAATACCGTTGGCGCTGTCCCACCTATTTTACCACATTCATAAGCAAGCCTTAAACAAGGAAAACGTTCAAGGTCCATCTCCCGGAAATGCAGCTTGCCCGCTTCTGCCAAAGATAGCCTTGGCGCAGGCGAAGACCAACGCTCCGGATAAGTAAGCGCATATTGAATCGGAACCCGCATATCCGGGTTGCCGAGCTGGGCAATAATACTCGAATCACGGAATTCCACAAAAGAGTGAATGATGCTTTCCGGATGAAGAAGCACGGAAATATTGTCATAAGGAATATCATACAACCAGTGGGCCTCCATCACCTCAAGCCCTTTATTGACCATGGTGGCCGAATCAATCGTGATTTTGGCACCCATGGACCAGTTTGGATGTTTAAGCGCATCCTCCACCGTAACGTTAACCAGTTGTTCACGGGTATAATCCCGGAATGAGCCTCCGGAAGCCGTCAGCGTGATCCGTTCAATATCTTCATGCCGCTCTCCGTTGAGGCATTGGAATATGGCGGAATGCTCACTATCAATCGGCAAGAGTTTTACCCCTTTTGCAGCCGCTCGAGCCGTAACCAGATGACCA
Above is a window of Paenibacillus sp. FSL K6-1330 DNA encoding:
- a CDS encoding 1-deoxy-D-xylulose-5-phosphate reductoisomerase, whose translation is MKKISVLGSTGSIGTQTLDVVRKHREHFQIEGLAAGSNKELLLQQVKEFSPRKVSVATKELADSIRHDLPAGTEVFHGHEGLIEIAAATDAEMVVTAVVGSMGLSSTLAAIDEGKTIGLANKETLVTAGHLVTARAAAKGVKLLPIDSEHSAIFQCLNGERHEDIERITLTASGGSFRDYTREQLVNVTVEDALKHPNWSMGAKITIDSATMVNKGLEVMEAHWLYDIPYDNISVLLHPESIIHSFVEFRDSSIIAQLGNPDMRVPIQYALTYPERWSSPAPRLSLAEAGKLHFREMDLERFPCLRLAYECGKIGGTAPTVFNAANEIAVARFLRGEISFLRIEEIIEEVLQSHHAVPEPALETIEENDRIARELASRL